The Paenibacillus amylolyticus genome contains the following window.
AGGGATTGAGTTCATGAGCGAAACCTTGAACGGGTCGGCCTTAGGGGGTGCAGATCATGCACTTTAAAGAGACTGACTTGCCAGGGATTGGACGTAAATACTGGCTGCATACCCGTAGTGGTGAGCATCTGGTCATTGTGATTCATAACGACGAGCGCCGTGATCTGTTCCATATGGAGGCAGGGGATACGCCTGAAGAGATGGGCGATATGATATCTCTTGTGACCCTGGACGATGATGAAGCCCGGGCGGTAGCCGCCATCGTTGGTGGTATGACCTACAAGCCGAAGTTTCAGGATGAGCGCGAAGTGATGCTTGAAGGATTGTTAATCGAATGGTTGCGGATTGAACCCCACGCAGCAAGCGTAGGCTTGACGATTGGTGAACTGGATGTCCGTCAGGCTACAGGCGCTGTTATTCTCGCTGTTGTGACCAAGGATAAGGAGAAGCATTTTAATCCAGGCCCGGATTATGCTTTTACTGCTGGAGCAACTATTGTAGTTGCCGGCGAACGGAATCAGATCAAGCAACTCAAACAATTATTGACTGATGGTCGGACTTAGCCTATGGATATGCTCATATTTGAAGTGGGAATTGCCGTTGCGCTGATTACACTTACTGGGCTGATATCCTCACGATTACGATTTTCGGTTATTCCTTTCTATATCCTGATTGGTATGGCTGTTGGACCACATGCACCACAGATTGGCATAGTGGATTTGCGTTTTATTGAAAGTTCGACCTTTATTGAATTTATGGGCAGGCTTGGCATTTTGTTTTTGCTATTTTACCTGGGTCTGGAGTTCTCGGTCTCCCGTCTGTTAAAGTCTGGTAAAGCCATTCTGACCGGAGGCATGTTCTATGTAGGGCTTAATTTTGTCTCTGGATTACTGTTGGGGTGGTTTATGAATCTGCCCCTTCAGGAGACTCTCGTTGTCTGCGGGATCATGACCAGCTCTTCTACAGCCATTGTAGCCAAAGTGCTCGTTGATCTGAAACGCACGGCAAACCCGGAGACAGAGATTATTATGGGCATGATCATGTTTGATGACTTGTTCATCGCGATTCATATCTCCATCCTGACCGGGCTTGTGCTCAGCGGGGCAACGTCATTCTTAAGTGTACTGCTGGTATCGCTGTCTGCTCTGCTGTTTATTGTGCTGTTCCTGATTATTGGCAGGAAAAGCATCAAATATATTGATAAGGCACTGAATATCAAGTCATCAGAGTTGTTTCTGTTAACGGTTATGACACTGCTTTTCCTGGTGGCAGGTTTCTCGGAGACGCTGCATGTAGCCGAGGCAATCGGGGCTTTGATGATGGGACTGGTACTGGGCGAATCAAGACACGTCAGTCGGATTGAGCATCAGATCATGCCGTTCAAAGATTTCTTTGGTGCCGTATTCTTCTTCAGTTTTGGTCTGACCATCGAGCCGTCTTCACTTGGCGGAGCTATCGGCATGACGCTTATTGCCGTTATTCTGACGATCGCCAGTAACTATGGTGCAGGCATGATCGCTGGCAGATTGGCTGGAATGAGCCCCAAGGCCTCATTGAATGTGGGCTTTACCCTGGTATCCCGCGGCGAATTCTCCATTATCATGGCGAACATCGGCAAGGCCGGAGGGCTGATGGCATCCATCCAATCGTTTGCTGTATTGTATGTGTTGATTCTGGCTGTGC
Protein-coding sequences here:
- a CDS encoding cation:proton antiporter regulatory subunit — translated: MHFKETDLPGIGRKYWLHTRSGEHLVIVIHNDERRDLFHMEAGDTPEEMGDMISLVTLDDDEARAVAAIVGGMTYKPKFQDEREVMLEGLLIEWLRIEPHAASVGLTIGELDVRQATGAVILAVVTKDKEKHFNPGPDYAFTAGATIVVAGERNQIKQLKQLLTDGRT
- a CDS encoding cation:proton antiporter, whose translation is MDMLIFEVGIAVALITLTGLISSRLRFSVIPFYILIGMAVGPHAPQIGIVDLRFIESSTFIEFMGRLGILFLLFYLGLEFSVSRLLKSGKAILTGGMFYVGLNFVSGLLLGWFMNLPLQETLVVCGIMTSSSTAIVAKVLVDLKRTANPETEIIMGMIMFDDLFIAIHISILTGLVLSGATSFLSVLLVSLSALLFIVLFLIIGRKSIKYIDKALNIKSSELFLLTVMTLLFLVAGFSETLHVAEAIGALMMGLVLGESRHVSRIEHQIMPFKDFFGAVFFFSFGLTIEPSSLGGAIGMTLIAVILTIASNYGAGMIAGRLAGMSPKASLNVGFTLVSRGEFSIIMANIGKAGGLMASIQSFAVLYVLILAVLGPILTKESPRIYAQYERLRKRVKRREAG